The Bradysia coprophila strain Holo2 chromosome X unlocalized genomic scaffold, BU_Bcop_v1 contig_548, whole genome shotgun sequence region TTCGTGCATTGCGTCGAACGGATCCAATGTCTGGGCTGTAAATTTGAATCGATTTTTCGTATTAGAAATGCGGAACTCCTCCCAATTCACTGCCactgaatcaaaaaaaaataccttGTCTCGTTCACAACAGATCTTTCTGATTGCATGGGAATGGATGATGTATCCGTCATTATTACGTCGGATGCTGAAGATTGTTCGATCGACATTTCATGTTGTGGCTCGAGAACAGATGCCTGCGTTCGGTCGAGAACAGATGCTTTCGCTTGGTCGAAGGAGATGCGCGTAAAGTACATAACAGATTCATGCACGAATGATTCGACGGACCCTTCTGGTGAGTTGAGCAAAGAAGCGTCGACTTCAACTTCAACATTTATCACATTGGTCAGTTGGCTCTCCATCACAAACTCATTTATAGGGTCTACGTCAAGAGATGTGCTGCATGGTACTACGAAAGATGCGGTGGATGCTATGTTGATAATAGATGTAACTGATGGATCCGTCATTATTACGCCGGATGCTGAAGATTGTTCGATCGACATTTCGTGTTGTGGCTCGAGAACAGATGCCTGCGTTCGGTCTAGAACAGATGCTTTCGCTTGGTCGAAGGAGATGCGCGTAAAGTCCATAACAGATTCATGCACGAATGATTCGACGGCCCCTTCTGGTGAGTTGAGCAAAGAAGCGTCGACTTCAACTTCAACATTTAGCACATTGGTCAGTTGGCTCTCCATCACAAACTCATTTATAGGGTCTACGTCAAGAGATGTGCTGCATGGTACTACGAAAGATGCGGTGGATGCCATGTTGATAATAGATTTAACGGATGGCGAGTCGATAGTTGTACTGGATGGCACCGAGAATCGTGAAGTGTCGTTTCCAATTGTTGTCTCCGAATGTTCGAAGATCCGCCAAAAGTCCTCCAATTCTGTTAAATAAATGTCCTCGAATTGGAGTAACTTAATCCACGTTGCTTCCTGATCGGTGTCGTCCAAATCAATAATGGAGCCAATGTTTAGCGATAGATTCTTTGCCATTTCGAGTGACTGCTGACAGCAATGATATTTGCTTTAATTATTTCATCACAATAATCACAATAATGTATGAACAATCTTTAAATTGAACTAAGATGGAATAGTTCGATGTTAAATtgacctaaatttaaaatttgagaacCCGATGTTGTGGGAATGTTAAATTAATCTTAAGGCCACaaataagaaatgttttcaatgtcGAAAGCCTTGCCATATTTAATGGCTactaaaaactttgaattgaaagCGAATTTATCGCAAGAGTAGAAAATAAgcagaaaaaaactttatcaaaaaacacgaaaaattgaataaatttgccCCACAATTTACACTTTGCTCTATTTCACGcacttcaacattttaaataataacaatacaGCTGATTTCGTTGTTATACAactcatcagtgcacctttATCATCGATAATCATGTGCATATCAGCTGCCGTACTGTTTAAGACTGAACACAGATCTAAACATGTACGACCACTCTTCGCAAAAAAGTACCGTAGAAACAGAACAAAGCGCGTCTATGTAGGCAAACTCATTCTagacgtttcgaaaatattttcaatatttttgatcgCAAACCAATGCCGATTTTGgcaaaaaatctagattttttgcCAAAATCGGCATTGGTTTGcgatcaaaaatattgaaaatattttcgaaacgtctAGAATGAGTTTGCCTACATAGACGCGCTTTGTTCTGTTTCTACGGTACTTTTTTGCGAAGAGTGGTCGTACATGTTTAGATCTGTGTTCAGTCTTAAACAGTACGGCAGCTGATATGCACATGATTATCGATGATaaaggtgcactgatgagtTGTATAACAACGAAATCAGCtgtattgttattatttaaaatgttgaagtgCGTGAAATAGAGCAAAGTGTAAATTGTGGggcaaatttattcaatttttcgtgttttttgataaagtttttttctgcTTATTTTCTACTCTTGCGATAAATTCGctttcaattcaaagtttttagtAGCCATTAAATATGGCAAGGCTTTCgacattgaaaacatttcttatttGTGGCCTTAAGATTAATTTAACATTCCCACAACATCGGGTTCTCAAATGTATGAACAATAAACTTACGTTTAATTAAACCAATTGAATAGTGTGTTTGATCGTAAAATGCGGCACGcgtgacaaattaaaatttttgaaccaTGACACAAATCTATGGTTACTTAGTTATGTTCACGATTTCATGTATGCATCAATCGCACTCTTCAACTGTAATATTTCACAACAGTATGCGTACGAAAGAATGTTACAGTGACAACACTATACTTCGGTGGTTGTGTTGTTTTTCTGGGCGATTGACCGAGCAAAAAAACTGCAACCGCAAACTGTTAATTGATTTACCAATAATTTGTGTCCAAGATACGGTAAGGTTAGTAAGATACAGACTCTTTTCGCTAGAGATACGGGCAACATCAACAATTTGTTGTGGAAACAGTACACTTAGCAAAATATACTGACGATTTTCGCTCAAGATACGGACATTATTGTAATTTGTAGTCAATATACGGTACGTTGCTCGAGTATGAAGTATGATCGAGATACGGTACGATTAGTATGATAATGACACTTTTTGATGTTTTGATCATACTTTAGCATCGAAGATATGGGAATTTCTAAAGAGATGCCAATATAATCCGCTGGCTTTCAGTTTGAATTATTGACCACAAATCGCTGGTCTCCAATTCTGCCACTGAAAAGATGTATATGTTGGCTCATGTTAGAACTATACTAGATATCAGTATGAATTGTTGACCACAAATCGCTGGTCTCCAATTCTGTCgctgaatatatatatatattataacATTATTTTTATCCTCCTCAtcagtaaattgaaatatataaaaataatcATACTACATCAACAAAATGTCAATATCAAGCAGCGGCTTCAAACCCAAAATGATGATTTGAGGAAAAATGTGAATTGAAATGTCGTATAAGACATACAAATAGGAAAGTAGTCCCAATTAAAACATGGATCCCGTGAAATCCTGTTGCTATAAAAAATGATGATCCATAAATTGAATCTGCAATTGAAAATGGGGCTTCAATATATTCATATGCTTGTAACATAGTAAAATAAATGCCTAATATAATTGTAATAATTAATCTATTAAGTGATTGTGAATAATTACTTTCTATTAATCTATGGTGTGCTCAAGTTACTGAAATCCCTGAAAAAGGCAAAAGTCTAGTTCACCGGCACCCCCTAAAAGTGACTTTTGACTGTTCCAATGTGTGAAAAATGactcaaaaacaaataatcagataaaaaaaaaatcgacttaGCCACAGCACACCATCGACTCTACAAGGGGGGATACTCCCCCCTTGACCCCCCTATGCGGGGGCTGCCAcccctcgaccccgcttttttatttttcaatatgtttcacggcctgcggcgctaaCTCTCACTTCAATATAATATAAATCTCGTTTCAACCTTACAATCAAGTATTATAGACTTTTCCCATAggaatatactcgatatatacgaatatgctcgatatatacgaatatgctcaatatatacgaatatgctcaATATATActaatatgctcgatatatacgaatatgctcaatatatacgaatatgctcaatatatacgaatatgcccgatatatacgaatatgctcgatatatacgaatatgctcgatatatacgaatatgctcgatatatacgaatatgctcgatatatacaaATGTGCTCGATATATACAAATATGCTCAATATATActaatatgctcgatatatactaatatgctcgatatatacgaatatgcgcaatatatacgaatatgctcaatatatacgaatatgctcggtatatacgaatatgctcgatatatacatatatgctcgatatatacaaatatgctcgatatatacaaatatgctcgatatatactaatatgctcgatatatactaatatgctcgatatatacgaatatgctcgatatatacgaatatgctcgatatatacgaatatgctcgatatatacaaatatgctcgatatatacgaatatgctcaatatatacgaatatgctcaatatatacgaatatgctcgatatatacgaatatgctcgatatatacgaatatgctcaatatatacgaatatgctcaatatatacgaatatgctcgatatatacgaatatgctcgatatatacatatatgctcgatatatacgaatatcttcttcttcttcttcttctttttcagcctgtttctatccactgctggatgtaggcctctccaacttctttccatttcgtacgatccattgccatttgctgccagacctgcaatattcttaattccgtttgtccatctctctggtggtctacctatagctcgtcttttatatggtcgccagttcatgatctttttggtccaacgttcgtctgtccttcttgcaatatgtcccgcccagctccatttcagagatgctattctttccatgacatcaacgaccctggtttgttgtcgaatccattgattcgtcattctgtctctgagtgttattccaagcatactccgttccatggctctttgtgtcactctcaatttatcttcggatgcttttgttaa contains the following coding sequences:
- the LOC119070177 gene encoding uncharacterized protein LOC119070177 isoform X2 yields the protein MFGDLSDCMGMDDVSVIITSDAEDCSIDISCCGSRTDACVRSRTDAFAWSKEMRVKYITDSCTNDSTDPSGSTSRDVLHGTTKDAVDAMLIIDVTDGSVIITPDAEDCSIDISCCGSRTDACVRSRTDAFAWSKEMRVKSITDSCTNDSTAPSGSTSRDVLHGTTKDAVDAMLIIDLTDGESIVVLDGTENREVSFPIVVSECSKIRQKSSNSVK
- the LOC119070177 gene encoding uncharacterized protein LOC119070177 isoform X1 encodes the protein MQDTTVLSIYLIRAFGKRSYFIISQNKMFGDLSDCMGMDDVSVIITSDAEDCSIDISCCGSRTDACVRSRTDAFAWSKEMRVKYITDSCTNDSTDPSGSTSRDVLHGTTKDAVDAMLIIDVTDGSVIITPDAEDCSIDISCCGSRTDACVRSRTDAFAWSKEMRVKSITDSCTNDSTAPSGELSKEASTSTSTFSTLVSWLSITNSFIGSTSRDVLHGTTKDAVDAMLIIDLTDGESIVVLDGTENREVSFPIVVSECSKIRQKSSNSVK